Within Gemmatimonadaceae bacterium, the genomic segment ACAACAACGGGTCGCGTAGCTCATGGCCGAGCAATCGAGGATCCTCGACTCGTTCTTCAAACACGTACAAACGTGCTTGGTAATTCTCGACAGACATTTCAACTTCATCCGCGTCAATGATGCGTACGCTAAGGCATATGGACGCGACGTATCCGCATTCGCTGGACGCAATCATTTCGAGCTGTACCCGTCCGATGAGCTCAAAGCAGCATTCGAGCGTGCCGTTCAGACGAAAGAACCTTTCCAGGCTTTCGCCACACCGTTCACGTTCCCTGACCATCCGGGATGGGGCGTCACACACTGGGATCTCAGGTTGGTTCCGATCCTGGACGATCGAGGTGAAGTCGAGTTTCTGGTCTTTTCTCTCAACGATGTCACCGACCGCGTGCAGGCGCAGGAGGCCGTGAGGCAGAGCGAGGAGCGCTACCGTGAGATGATCATGAGCAATTTCACCGGTGCCTACGTCTCGACGCCTGCTGGCGCGCTGCTCGCGTGCAATCCGGCATTTGCCTCGATGTTGGGGTTCGCGTCGGTCGAGGAGGCTTTGGGCACTGATCTCGCGTCACCCTACAAGGACCCCGAGGACCGGCGGGAATTCCTTGACGCACTCCGCGCCGAGCGGCGGCTCGATAACCGCGAGACCGAGTACCGGCGATCAGATGGTAAGCCGCTGCATGCAATCGAGAACGCCGTGGGCGTGTTCGACGAGGGTGGCGACCTGATCGAGATTCGAGGGTACCTGATTGATACCACCCAGCGGAAACACCTGGAAGACCAGCTCAGGCAGGCACAGAAGATGGAGGCGGTGGGCCAGCTGGCCGGTGGGATCGCTCACGACTTCAACAACATCCTGACCGCCATCCTCGGGTTTTCGGAGCTCTTGCTCGCCAGCTTCGAACCGGGTGACCCGCGCTGCGCCGATGTGGAGGAAGTACTGAAGGCTGGCGAGCACGGGGCCAGTCTCACGCGTCAGCTCCTGGCCTTCAGTCGCCGGCAGGTCGTGCAGCCGGTCATCCTGGACGTCAACGTCGTCGTGACGGGAATCGAGAGTCTCATTCGGAGGCTGATTGGCGAGAATATAGACTTCAGGACGATCCTGAGAGCCAGCCAGGCGCGGGTCAAGATGGACAAGGGGCAGCTGGAGCAGGTGCTGGCGAATCTGGTGGTCAATGCCCGCGACGCGATGCCAGACGTCGGCAAGCTGACTGTTGAGACCTCAGCCGGGCAGCTGGACGAGTTGGGACGGGGACGCTTCAAGTTCAGGCCGGGGCGCTATGTGCTCATTTCAGTGAGCGACACCGGAACTGGAATGGATGCGGAGACGCAGTCGCGCATCTTCGAGCCGTTTTTCACGACAAAGGAGATCGGAAGAGGCACTGGCCTTGGCCTCTCGACCGTTTACGGAATCGTCAAGCAGGCAAGCGGCTTCATCGACGTCCAGAGCGAGCCTGGCAGCACGACGTTCAAGATTTATCTGCCCTTGACGGACGAGCCGCTCACGCCTGCAGAAGGCGCGCCTTGTACGATCAGACCGGACCTGCGGGATACGACAATCCTGGTCGTGGAGGACGACCCTGCCGTCCGCGAGTTGATCAGGAAGACGCTGGCCGCGGAGGGATATCGGATTCTCGAGGCGGAAAATGGCTTAGTGGCGCTAGGTCTTCTCGAACAGCGCGAAAAGCCTGTCGACCTCGTACTGACCGATGTCGTGATGCCTGGGATGAGTGGAAGGTCTCTTGCGGATCGCGTCGGACAGCTCTATCCGGAGCTCAAGATCCTGTTCATGTCGGGTTACTCTAGCATCGCCGACAAAGAGGTTCTTGATTTTGGAGTGTACTTCCTCGAAAAGCCATTCTCACCGGAAGTCCTGAAAGCCGAAGTGCTCAAGATGCTGCGCTGACACCGCCGACCCAACGTTCTTTGATCAACTCACGGAACGGTCCGGGAGATAGGTGACACTTCAGTCCAAGGACATGGTAACACTTTTTTCTTGTTGCGGGTGGTGGTGTGTGGTGGTGTGTGGAGGGGGGTTGAAGTCGGGTGATGTCCGGGGTAGAATGCGTTCCCGCCGTGAATTCGCGTATAGGTGTATGATTCAGTGTTGGCGGGGATTCGTGGAAAAAAGTTTCAGCAAACGCCTTGACGGATCGTTATAGAAAGTCTACTATTCAAGGCTGCCAGAGAATGGCAACCGAGCTTTTTGAAAATCGAAGTTGAGATCAAGTGATGTGCGAGGCGAACTCTACGATCCGGGTCCATTCAGGGGCACGGGGAGAGTTTGAACCTGAAATATCACAAAGTGATTCCGGACGTGGTGCCAGACGGCATACGTCTGGTAAGCCGCGTTCGGAGAGCAATCGAATCTCTTAACTATTGGAGAGTTTGATCCTGGCTCAGGATGAACGCTGGCGGCGTGCTTAACACATGCAAGTCACGGGGGTTCAGAGCGCAAGCTTTGGGCAACCGGCGAACGGGTGCGTAACACGTGAGCAACCTACCGAAATGAGGGGGATAGCCGGCCCAACGGCCGGGTAATACCGCATACGCTCGAGACCAGGCATTTGGACTCGAGGAAACCTCCGGGGCATTTCGAGGGGCTCGCGGCCTATCAGCTAGTTGGTGAGGTAACGGCTCACCAAGGCGACGACGGGTAGCTGGTCTGAGAGGATGGCCAGCCACATTGGGACTGAGATACGGCCCAGACTCCTACGGGAGGCAGCAGTGGGGAATCTTGCGCAATGGCCTAACGGCTGACGCAGCGACGCCGCGTGAGGGATGACGCTCTTCGGAGTGTAAACCTCTTTTGCCTGAGACGAATTGTCAGCTTTAGCTGATTTGACTGTATCGGGTGAATAAGCACCGGCTAACTCCGTGCCAGCAGCCGCGGTAATACGGGGGGTGCGAGCGTTGTCCGGAATCACTGGGCGTAAAGGGCGCGTAGGTGGCCTGATAAGGGTGTGGTGAAAGTCCGGGGCTCAACCCCGGATCGGCCGTGCCGACTGTTAGGCTAGAGTGCTGTAGGGGCAGGCGGAATTCCGGGTGTAGCGGTGGAATGCGTAGAGATCCGGAGGAAGACCGGTGGCGAAGGCGGCCTGCTGGGCAGATACTGACACTGAGGCGCGACAGCGTGGGGAGCAAACAGGATTAGATACCCTGGTAGTCCACGCCGTAAACGATGGGTACTAGGTGCTTGGGGGAGCGACCCTCTGGGTGCCGGCGCTAACGCAGGAAGTACCCCGCCTGGGGAGTACGGCCGCAAGGCTGAAACTCTAAGGAATTGACGGGGGCCCGCACAAGCGGTGGAGCATGTGGTTTAATTCGACGCAACGCGAAGAACCTTACCTAGGCTTGACATGCATGGGAAACTCCTCAGAAACGAGGAGCCTCCTTCGGGATCCATGCACAGGTGCTGCATGGCTGTCGTCAGCTCGTGTCGTGAGATGTTGGGTTAAGTCCCGCAACGAGCGCAACCCCTGTTCTTAGTTACCAGCGCGTAATGGCGGGGACTCTAGGGAGACTGCCGGTGCCAAACCGGAGGAAGGTGGGGACGACGTCAAGTCATCATGGTCCTTACGTCTAGGGCTACACACGTGCTACAATGGGCCGGACAGTGGGGGCCGAGGCAGCAATGCCAAGGCAATCCCAAAACCGGTCCTCAGTTCGGATTGTCGTCTGCAACTCGACGGCATGAAGCTGGAATCGCTAGTAATCGTGGATCAGCATCGCCACGGTGAATACGTTCCCGGGCCTTGTACACACCGCCCGTCACGCCATGGAAGTGGCGAGCGCCCGAAGTCCGTGTCGGAACCCGCAAGGGACCAAGCGGCCGAAGGCGAGCGTCATGACTGGGGCGAAGTCGTAACAAGGTAGCCGTAGGGGAACCTGCGGCTGGATCACCTCCTTAACGGAGAGTAACGAGTAGACTTGGTTCGGCGTAAGCCGTTAAGTCGAAAGTTCTCAACGAGTTCGCTCGTCTTGCATCATCCTTGATCTCAACATCGATTTGTTTTCGTTCGACAGGTGTCGAAGCCTGCCGGACGCATTTTGCGCCCTCGAGTCCGAGCCCCCGGGTTCGCCTCGGAGAGGCACAGCTGTTTGACAACGGATTGTAGTAGTGATCGTGGGATTCGATGCCTGGGACCTGATAAGATCCTGGGCGTCAAGAATCAACACTGATTCAATTTCGTCGCGAGACGAGCTGGAGCGAGCAATCGCGAAGGCTCAAAAAGCGAGCAAGATTGATTCATTCGTTAGATTGCGCGTGTAGTTGGTAGTTGTTTGTATGTGTTTGTTTGAGTCAGAAATCTGATCAAGCGAAAGAATGTATGTCGGGGATGCCTGGGTACACGGAGGCGAGGAAGGCCGTGGTAAGCTGCGATAAGCCAGGGGGAGCTGCACACAAGCTGTGATCCCTGGATGGCCGAATGGGGAAACCCGGCCATCAGAAATGATGGTCACTCCTTACGAGGAGAGCGAACCGAGGGAACTGAAACATCTAAGTACCTCGAGGAAAGAGAAATCAACCGAGATGCCCCAAGTAGCGGCGAGCGAACGGGGCCCTAGCCCAAACCGTTACTCCTTGTGAGTAGCGGGGTTGTAGGAGCCACATACGGTACGTCCAAGTGTCAGCGGAAGTCTCCTGGAAAGGAGCGCCATAGACGGTGATAGCCCGGTACGCGAAGGCCAAGGGACGTGCTAGTGGATTTCCTGAGTAACGCCCGAGCTCCGAGG encodes:
- a CDS encoding PAS domain-containing protein → MAEQSRILDSFFKHVQTCLVILDRHFNFIRVNDAYAKAYGRDVSAFAGRNHFELYPSDELKAAFERAVQTKEPFQAFATPFTFPDHPGWGVTHWDLRLVPILDDRGEVEFLVFSLNDVTDRVQAQEAVRQSEERYREMIMSNFTGAYVSTPAGALLACNPAFASMLGFASVEEALGTDLASPYKDPEDRREFLDALRAERRLDNRETEYRRSDGKPLHAIENAVGVFDEGGDLIEIRGYLIDTTQRKHLEDQLRQAQKMEAVGQLAGGIAHDFNNILTAILGFSELLLASFEPGDPRCADVEEVLKAGEHGASLTRQLLAFSRRQVVQPVILDVNVVVTGIESLIRRLIGENIDFRTILRASQARVKMDKGQLEQVLANLVVNARDAMPDVGKLTVETSAGQLDELGRGRFKFRPGRYVLISVSDTGTGMDAETQSRIFEPFFTTKEIGRGTGLGLSTVYGIVKQASGFIDVQSEPGSTTFKIYLPLTDEPLTPAEGAPCTIRPDLRDTTILVVEDDPAVRELIRKTLAAEGYRILEAENGLVALGLLEQREKPVDLVLTDVVMPGMSGRSLADRVGQLYPELKILFMSGYSSIADKEVLDFGVYFLEKPFSPEVLKAEVLKMLR